The following are from one region of the Pantoea cypripedii genome:
- a CDS encoding HAD-IA family hydrolase, translating into MHFRGLLFDLDGTLVNSLDFVEASWSAWANRKGFNAGEVRNYLHGKPAISTLRHFMPDASEATIGQEFLALEDYEARNTEGITPVAGAAEFLTRLNALNVPWGIVTSGSLRVASARIHQAGFPFPGVLVTSEDIQHGKPHPEPFLKGAQKLKVSPSGCIAFEDSEAGLRSASAAGSVVVEVLTSQSTVHDIEAYATIRHYLDLAVTHQRGADFSLRF; encoded by the coding sequence ATGCATTTTCGTGGGCTGTTATTTGATTTGGATGGGACCTTAGTCAACTCACTGGATTTCGTCGAAGCGTCGTGGAGTGCCTGGGCAAATAGAAAAGGCTTTAACGCCGGGGAAGTACGTAATTATCTGCATGGCAAACCGGCCATCAGCACGCTGCGTCATTTTATGCCGGACGCCAGCGAGGCGACGATCGGGCAGGAATTCCTGGCGCTGGAGGATTATGAAGCTCGCAACACCGAGGGGATTACCCCGGTTGCTGGCGCCGCCGAATTCCTCACCCGGCTCAACGCGCTTAACGTTCCCTGGGGAATTGTCACCTCAGGCTCGTTGCGGGTCGCTTCTGCACGTATTCACCAGGCCGGTTTTCCGTTTCCTGGCGTGCTGGTGACCAGTGAGGATATTCAGCACGGTAAACCCCATCCGGAACCATTCCTTAAAGGTGCGCAGAAACTCAAAGTATCCCCGTCCGGGTGTATCGCCTTTGAAGATTCGGAGGCGGGACTGCGCTCAGCCAGTGCGGCGGGGAGTGTGGTGGTAGAGGTTCTGACGTCACAATCGACCGTCCATGATATTGAGGCTTACGCCACCATCCGCCATTACCTCGACCTCGCTGTGACGCATCAGCGTGGTGCCGATTTTTCTCTCAGGTTTTAA